A single Dermacentor variabilis isolate Ectoservices chromosome 9, ASM5094787v1, whole genome shotgun sequence DNA region contains:
- the LOC142557276 gene encoding non-selective voltage-gated ion channel VDAC2-like translates to MAPPCYADLGKQARDLFNKNYHFGVVKLDCRSTTQTGVEFNVSGTSLNDTGKVNASLETKYKVPEYGLTLKEKWNTDNTLSTEICTEEKLARGVKVAFHANFAPQTGKKSGALRTAYKLENVHLNGDVDLGPPGPVVHGAAVLHYQGWLAGGQVSFDTTKNRLSKTNFAVGFQTGDFVLHTSVNDGQEFTGSVFQRVNPQLQTGVQLAWTAGTNATRFGLGCVYELDQETSVRAKVNNSGQIGLGFTHRLRPGISLTLSTMLDGKNFNQGGHKLGLGLDLSA, encoded by the coding sequence ATGGCTCCACCGTGCTACGCTGACTTGGGCAAGCAGGCGCGTGACCTGTTCAACAAGAACTACCACTTTGGCGTCGTGAAGCTCGACTGCAGGTCCACCACCCAGACTGGCGTCGAGTTCAACGTGAGCGGTACGAGCCTCAATGACACCGGCAAGGTGAACGCCTCGCTCGAGACCAAGTACAAGGTTCCCGAATACGGCCTCACGCTCAAAGAGAAATGGAACACCGACAACACGCTCTCGACCGAAATCTGCACCGAGGAGAAGCTCGCTCGCGGCGTAAAGGTGGCCTTCCACGCCAACTTTGCGCCCCAGACGGGCAAGAAGTCGGGTGCCCTGCGAACGGCCTACAAGCTCGAAAACGTCCACCTCAACGGTGACGTCGACCTCGGACCCCCGGGACCCGTCGTCCACGGCGCCGCCGTGCTGCACTACCAGGGCTGGCTCGCCGGCGGCCAGGTCTCCTTCGACACGACCAAGAACCGATTGAGCAAGACCAACTTCGCCGTCGGATTCCAGACGGGCGACTTCGTGCTCCACACTAGCGTCAACGACGGCCAGGAGTTCACCGGCtccgtgttccagcgcgtcaaCCCGCAGCTGCAGACCGGCGTCCAGCTGGCGTGGACCGCCGGCACGAACGCGACCCGCTTCGGTCTGGGCTGCGTCTACGAGCTGGACCAGGAGACCTCGGTGCGCGCCAAGGTGAACAACTCGGGCCAGATCGGGCTCGGCTTCACGCACCGCCTGCGACCGGGCATCAGCTTGACCCTGTCCACCATGCTGGACGGCAAGAACTTCAACCAGGGCGGACACAAGCTCGGACTCGGACTGGACCTCTCGGCGTGA